In one Dreissena polymorpha isolate Duluth1 chromosome 7, UMN_Dpol_1.0, whole genome shotgun sequence genomic region, the following are encoded:
- the LOC127840137 gene encoding uncharacterized protein LOC127840137 isoform X1: MLNMGFSTSVGVFVVIFWIKHAESQYPLLRTNATPVVEETQADDSPFPGWAIASIAIVGMMGLVACSVKLLQEIRCHTDNQSKSHMRSPGPKSDTSGVPRSPRQTTHSDHDSSQNYSQLTNHQTYSTQGPGQENTPYLQLTPHGLERHDHVWQLTLDQSGAESWSVRL, translated from the exons ATGTTAAACATGGGTTTTTCCACGTCGGTTGgggtttttgttgttattttctgGATAAAACACGCAG AATCTCAATATCCTTTACTAAGAACGAACGCAACACCAGTTGTGGAGGAAACACAGGCAG atgACTCACCATTCCCAG GCTGGGCAATTGCAAGTATAGCTATTGTCGGAATGATGGGACTTGTTGCCTGTTCGGTCAAACTTCTACaag aaataCGTTGCCACACGGATAACCAAAGCAAATCCCACATGAGAAGCCCTGGGCCAAAATCAGACACGTCCGGTGTTCCCAGATCACCAAGACAAACGACACATTCCGACCATGATAGTAGCCAGAATTACTCGCAATTAACCAACCATCAGACATATTCGACACAAGGCCCAGGTCAAGAAAACACTCCATATTTGCAACTTACGCCTCATGGCCTTGAACGTCATGATCACGTTTGGCAGCTGACCTTGGATCAATCCGGCGCTGAAAGTTGGTCTGTCAGGCTTTAA
- the LOC127840137 gene encoding uncharacterized protein LOC127840137 isoform X2, translated as MLNMGFSTSVGVFVVIFWIKHAESQYPLLRTNATPVVEETQADDSPFPEIRCHTDNQSKSHMRSPGPKSDTSGVPRSPRQTTHSDHDSSQNYSQLTNHQTYSTQGPGQENTPYLQLTPHGLERHDHVWQLTLDQSGAESWSVRL; from the exons ATGTTAAACATGGGTTTTTCCACGTCGGTTGgggtttttgttgttattttctgGATAAAACACGCAG AATCTCAATATCCTTTACTAAGAACGAACGCAACACCAGTTGTGGAGGAAACACAGGCAG atgACTCACCATTCCCAG aaataCGTTGCCACACGGATAACCAAAGCAAATCCCACATGAGAAGCCCTGGGCCAAAATCAGACACGTCCGGTGTTCCCAGATCACCAAGACAAACGACACATTCCGACCATGATAGTAGCCAGAATTACTCGCAATTAACCAACCATCAGACATATTCGACACAAGGCCCAGGTCAAGAAAACACTCCATATTTGCAACTTACGCCTCATGGCCTTGAACGTCATGATCACGTTTGGCAGCTGACCTTGGATCAATCCGGCGCTGAAAGTTGGTCTGTCAGGCTTTAA